The Clostridium sp. AWRP genome has a window encoding:
- a CDS encoding aldehyde ferredoxin oxidoreductase family protein, whose amino-acid sequence MYGYSGKVLRINLSNKTYKVEELKIDEAKKFIGARGLGVKTLLDEIDPKVDPLSPDNKFIIATGPLTGAPVPTSGRFMVITKAPLTGTIGIANSGGKWGAELKTAGYDMVIVEGKSDKPVYVNIVDDKVEFKDASHIWGKLTEGTTKMLQNEIDAKAKVLCIGPAGENLSLMAAVMNDIDRTAGRGGVGAVMGSKNLKAIVVRGSGKVKLFDEEKVKAVSLEKSDILRKDPVAGGGLPTYGTAVLVNIINENGINPVRNFQESYTDQADKVSGETMTQECLVRKNPCYRCPIACGRWVRLDDGTECGGPEYETLWSFGSDCDVYDLNAVNTANMLCNEYGLDTISAGATIASAMELYQRGYIKNEEIAADGLSLKWGDAKSMVEWIKKMGRREGFGDKMADGSYRLCESYGAPQYSMSVKKQELPAYDPRGVQGHGLTYAVNNRGGCHIKGYMISPEILGYPEKLDRFSIEGKPAYAKVFHDLTAVIDSLGLCIFTTFGLGAQDYVDMYNAVVGGDLHDVDSLMLAGDRVWTLEKIFNLKAGVGSSQDTLPKRLLEEEVVEGPSKGHVHRLDELVPEYYSVRGWDKNGVPTEETLKKLGLEEYIGKI is encoded by the coding sequence ATGTACGGATATAGTGGAAAAGTATTAAGAATTAATTTAAGCAATAAAACTTATAAAGTTGAAGAATTGAAAATTGATGAGGCTAAAAAATTTATAGGAGCTAGAGGGTTAGGTGTAAAAACTTTACTTGATGAAATAGATCCCAAAGTAGATCCATTATCACCCGATAATAAATTTATTATAGCAACAGGGCCACTTACAGGAGCACCTGTTCCAACAAGTGGTAGATTTATGGTAATTACTAAAGCACCTTTAACAGGAACTATTGGTATTGCAAATTCAGGTGGAAAATGGGGAGCTGAGTTAAAAACAGCTGGATACGATATGGTAATCGTTGAAGGCAAATCAGATAAACCAGTTTATGTAAATATAGTAGACGATAAAGTAGAATTTAAGGATGCTTCTCATATTTGGGGAAAATTAACAGAGGGAACTACAAAAATGCTTCAAAATGAAATTGATGCAAAGGCTAAAGTTTTATGCATAGGACCAGCTGGAGAAAATTTGTCACTTATGGCAGCAGTTATGAATGATATCGACAGAACAGCAGGTCGTGGTGGTGTTGGAGCTGTTATGGGTTCTAAAAACTTAAAAGCTATCGTAGTTAGAGGAAGCGGAAAAGTAAAATTATTTGATGAAGAAAAAGTAAAAGCTGTATCACTTGAGAAATCAGATATTTTAAGAAAAGATCCAGTAGCTGGTGGAGGACTTCCAACGTACGGAACAGCTGTGCTTGTTAATATAATTAACGAAAATGGAATAAACCCCGTAAGAAATTTTCAGGAATCTTATACAGATCAAGCAGATAAGGTTAGTGGAGAAACTATGACACAGGAGTGTTTGGTTAGAAAAAATCCTTGCTATAGATGCCCAATTGCTTGTGGAAGGTGGGTAAGACTTGATGATGGAACTGAATGTGGGGGACCAGAATATGAAACATTATGGTCATTTGGATCTGATTGTGATGTATATGATTTAAATGCTGTAAATACAGCTAATATGTTATGTAATGAATATGGGCTAGATACAATTTCAGCAGGAGCAACTATTGCATCGGCTATGGAGCTTTATCAAAGGGGTTACATTAAGAATGAGGAAATAGCTGCGGATGGATTATCACTTAAATGGGGTGATGCTAAGTCTATGGTGGAATGGATAAAGAAAATGGGACGAAGAGAAGGATTTGGAGACAAGATGGCAGACGGTTCATATAGACTTTGTGAATCCTATGGTGCGCCTCAGTATTCAATGAGTGTAAAAAAGCAGGAACTTCCAGCATACGATCCAAGAGGAGTTCAAGGACATGGTTTAACCTATGCCGTTAACAATAGAGGAGGATGTCATATTAAAGGATATATGATAAGTCCTGAAATACTTGGATATCCAGAAAAGCTTGATAGATTTTCAATAGAAGGAAAGCCAGCATATGCTAAAGTATTCCATGATTTAACAGCAGTTATAGATTCCCTTGGATTATGTATTTTTACAACTTTTGGTCTTGGTGCCCAAGATTATGTTGATATGTATAATGCAGTAGTTGGGGGAGACTTACATGATGTAGACTCTTTAATGTTAGCTGGAGATAGAGTATGGACTTTAGAAAAAATATTTAACTTAAAAGCAGGTGTAGGTAGTTCACAAGATACTCTTCCAAAGAGATTGCTTGAGGAAGAAGTTGTAGAAGGGCCATCAAAAGGGCATGTTCATAGATTAGATGAATTAGTACCTGAGTATTACTCAGTGAGAGGATGGGATAAGAATGGTGTTCCTACAGAAGAAACTTTAAAGAAGCTTGGATTAGAAGAGTATATTGGGAAAATTTAG
- a CDS encoding DNA alkylation repair protein, which translates to MSENDLYKEIVRKKIFELADNEYKKFQENLCPDNDNIVGVRLPLLRNLAREIAKGDWRTYIKTSQDEYYEEIMLQGMVIGCVRTDVEERLRYITNFVPKIDNWGVCDSFCSGLKFTKSNMQRVWEYLQSYAFSEKEFEVRFFVVMLLDFYIKENYVDKVLKSLDKVNHKGYYVKMAVAWAVSTCYIKFPEKTMEYLKNNTLDNFTYNKALQKIIESLRVGEDAKMVIRSMKRK; encoded by the coding sequence ATGAGTGAAAATGATTTGTATAAAGAAATTGTAAGGAAAAAAATTTTTGAACTGGCGGATAATGAATATAAGAAATTTCAAGAAAATTTGTGTCCCGACAATGATAATATTGTAGGAGTAAGACTTCCTCTTTTAAGAAATCTTGCCAGAGAAATAGCTAAAGGAGATTGGCGTACGTATATAAAAACCTCACAGGATGAATACTATGAAGAAATTATGCTTCAGGGAATGGTAATTGGATGTGTGAGAACTGACGTTGAAGAAAGGTTAAGGTATATTACAAATTTTGTTCCTAAAATTGATAATTGGGGCGTTTGTGACAGCTTTTGTAGTGGATTAAAGTTTACAAAGTCCAATATGCAGCGTGTATGGGAGTATTTACAGTCTTATGCGTTTTCTGAAAAAGAATTTGAAGTCCGTTTCTTTGTTGTAATGCTTCTTGATTTTTATATAAAAGAGAATTATGTTGATAAGGTGCTAAAATCATTAGATAAAGTAAATCATAAAGGTTATTATGTTAAAATGGCTGTTGCCTGGGCCGTTTCTACTTGTTATATTAAATTCCCAGAAAAAACAATGGAATATCTCAAAAATAATACATTAGATAATTTTACATATAATAAAGCACTACAAAAAATAATAGAGTCTTTGAGAGTTGGAGAAGATGCAAAAATGGTTATTAGAAGCATGAAACGTAAATGA
- a CDS encoding ABC transporter ATP-binding protein encodes MENVNLIYDIDKEVPTYALKNINLFLNGTNFIGIMGPSGSGKSSLLYALSGFKLPTSGKIYYNNLDYSKILPSQNEGIRRKEFGFIFQRHFLIDYMTVMQNVLTPINDDSSESKEKALSILNNLGIANLADKKPHQLSVGQRQLTAIARALINNPKVIFADEPTAALDHNTTKKVISFLENYKKDNMLIVVTHDYSLLQNANHIINMLDGTIESIDKERE; translated from the coding sequence ATGGAAAATGTAAATTTAATTTATGATATAGATAAAGAAGTACCAACTTATGCACTTAAAAACATAAACTTATTCCTTAATGGAACAAACTTTATAGGAATTATGGGACCCTCTGGAAGCGGGAAAAGTTCTCTTTTATATGCTTTATCTGGTTTTAAGCTTCCTACCTCCGGTAAAATTTACTACAATAATTTAGATTACAGCAAAATTTTACCTTCTCAAAATGAAGGTATTCGAAGGAAAGAATTTGGATTTATATTTCAAAGGCACTTTTTAATTGATTATATGACAGTTATGCAAAATGTATTAACTCCAATAAATGATGACAGTAGTGAATCAAAAGAAAAAGCACTCTCCATCTTAAATAACCTTGGTATTGCTAACCTTGCAGATAAAAAACCTCATCAGCTTTCTGTAGGACAAAGACAGCTGACTGCAATTGCAAGAGCATTAATAAATAATCCTAAAGTAATTTTTGCGGATGAACCTACTGCTGCATTAGATCATAATACTACTAAGAAAGTTATATCTTTTCTTGAAAATTATAAAAAAGATAACATGCTTATAGTTGTAACCCACGATTATTCTTTACTCCAAAATGCAAATCATATCATAAACATGCTGGATGGGACAATTGAAAGCATTGACAAGGAAAGAGAGTGA
- a CDS encoding UbiD family decarboxylase, protein MGIENKKQKVTDLRSAIELLKSVPGQLIETNEPVEPLAELCGVYRHVGAGGTVMRPTQTGPAMIFNKVKGHKDARVIIGVLASRERVGLLLGAKPERLGFFLNEAVTHPIQPVTIPQDKAVCQEVVHYADEPGFDIRKLISAPTNTEEDAGPYITLGMCYASDPENGESDVTIHRLCLQSKDEISMYFVPGARHLGVFREKAEKAGKPLPISISIGVDPAIEIAACFEPPTTPLGYNELSAAGAIRNNAVELVQCLTIGEKAIANAEYVIEGELLPGIRVKEDQNTNTGKAMPEFPGYTGPANPEVPVIKVKAVTHRRNPIMQTCIGPSEEHVSMAGIPTEASIIQMVNKAMPGKLLNVYAHSSGGGKYMAVLQFKKSIPSDEGRQRQAALLAFSAFSELKHVILVDEDVDLFDSNDVLWALNTRYQGDVDTIFIPGVRCHPLDPSQNPSYNPLLKDKGISCKVIFDCTVPFHLKERFKRSKFNDVDPARFAPELFKTK, encoded by the coding sequence ATGGGTATAGAAAATAAAAAACAAAAGGTAACAGATTTACGTTCTGCTATAGAATTGTTAAAGTCGGTACCGGGGCAGCTAATTGAAACTAATGAGCCTGTAGAACCACTTGCTGAACTATGTGGAGTTTATCGTCATGTTGGTGCTGGTGGGACAGTAATGCGTCCAACACAAACTGGACCTGCAATGATTTTTAATAAGGTGAAAGGTCATAAGGATGCACGAGTGATTATTGGAGTTTTAGCTAGCAGGGAAAGAGTTGGATTGCTACTTGGTGCAAAACCAGAACGTTTGGGTTTCTTTTTAAATGAGGCAGTTACTCACCCAATTCAACCTGTAACAATTCCGCAAGATAAGGCAGTTTGCCAAGAGGTTGTACATTATGCAGATGAGCCAGGCTTTGATATAAGAAAATTAATTTCTGCACCAACTAATACAGAAGAAGATGCAGGACCATATATCACACTAGGTATGTGCTATGCATCTGATCCAGAAAATGGAGAGTCAGATGTTACAATACATCGTTTATGTTTGCAAAGTAAAGATGAAATTTCTATGTACTTTGTACCAGGAGCACGTCATCTAGGCGTTTTTCGTGAAAAAGCAGAAAAGGCTGGTAAACCATTACCAATTTCTATTAGTATAGGAGTAGATCCTGCCATTGAAATTGCGGCATGTTTTGAACCACCAACAACACCACTTGGATACAATGAATTAAGTGCAGCAGGAGCTATTAGAAATAATGCTGTTGAATTAGTTCAATGTTTGACAATTGGTGAAAAAGCTATTGCAAATGCTGAATATGTTATAGAAGGAGAATTACTTCCTGGAATACGTGTGAAGGAAGATCAAAATACAAATACAGGAAAAGCTATGCCGGAATTTCCAGGTTATACTGGGCCAGCTAATCCTGAAGTACCAGTAATTAAAGTAAAAGCTGTTACTCATCGCCGTAATCCAATTATGCAAACCTGTATTGGACCAAGTGAGGAACATGTTAGCATGGCGGGTATTCCAACGGAAGCAAGTATAATCCAAATGGTGAATAAGGCTATGCCAGGTAAATTATTAAATGTTTACGCTCATTCATCAGGCGGCGGTAAATATATGGCTGTTTTACAATTCAAAAAAAGTATACCAAGTGATGAAGGACGTCAAAGACAAGCTGCTTTATTGGCATTTTCAGCATTTTCTGAACTTAAACATGTAATTTTAGTCGACGAAGATGTAGATCTATTCGATAGTAATGATGTATTATGGGCTCTAAATACACGTTATCAAGGTGATGTTGATACAATATTTATTCCTGGTGTACGTTGTCACCCTTTAGATCCTTCACAAAATCCTAGTTATAATCCATTACTCAAGGACAAAGGAATTTCTTGTAAGGTAATTTTTGACTGTACAGTGCCATTTCACTTAAAAGAACGTTTTAAGAGATCAAAGTTTAATGACGTAGATCCTGCTCGTTTTGCACCAGAATTATTTAAAACAAAATAA
- a CDS encoding UbiX family flavin prenyltransferase, producing MEDTKRSSNKRRLIIGMSGASGAILGIEILKILREYSEWETHLVISKGSEETIAGETNYKLEDVMDLADKAYSIKDIGASIASGTFKTEGMIIVPCSMKTLAGIACGYSDNLLLRAADVIIKEKRKLVLVARECPLSTIHLRNMLSLSELGVIIMPPMVSYYNKPADINDLNKHIIGKILDRFGIEVSGFNRWGENDV from the coding sequence ATGGAAGATACCAAAAGAAGTAGTAATAAAAGAAGATTAATAATAGGTATGAGCGGTGCAAGTGGAGCAATATTAGGTATAGAAATATTAAAGATACTTAGAGAATACTCTGAATGGGAAACCCATTTAGTTATTTCAAAAGGTTCAGAAGAAACAATAGCTGGGGAAACAAACTATAAATTAGAAGATGTAATGGATTTGGCAGATAAAGCATATTCTATAAAAGATATTGGCGCAAGCATAGCCAGCGGCACTTTTAAAACTGAAGGTATGATAATTGTTCCTTGCAGTATGAAAACTCTTGCTGGTATTGCATGTGGTTACTCTGATAACTTACTTCTTAGAGCGGCAGACGTTATAATTAAAGAAAAGAGAAAATTGGTATTAGTAGCTAGAGAATGTCCTTTAAGCACAATCCATTTGAGAAATATGCTTTCATTATCTGAATTAGGTGTAATTATTATGCCTCCAATGGTGTCGTATTATAATAAACCTGCAGACATCAATGATTTGAATAAGCATATCATTGGTAAAATTCTTGATAGGTTTGGAATTGAAGTAAGTGGATTTAATAGATGGGGTGAAAATGATGTATGA
- a CDS encoding DMT family transporter — MNNYKGIAYALLSSTAFGIMPILARIAYFNGSNPTTVLLFRFLISTLILFLYLNFSHININLKKEQVLLLIFIGITGYTITTQALFISYNYLGGGLATTLHFIYPVVVCIAGFIFYKDKMSTKKIVSLLLAAAGIYTLVGFKNNTINILGISLALFSGFSYGLTLIALNLKSIRSLDNRVTTMYLCLGSTIGTALCGLFNKAVALNFNFKIVVCYLGISVVSTILSIILLLKAIELIGVSSSSILGTFEPIVSVLLGVLFLNEQMSLAILVGSALILICTIILAKDKCVSSN, encoded by the coding sequence TTGAATAATTACAAAGGAATAGCTTATGCACTTTTATCATCAACAGCATTTGGGATTATGCCTATTTTGGCTAGAATTGCATATTTCAATGGTTCTAATCCAACCACCGTATTACTATTTAGATTTCTAATTTCAACATTAATATTATTTTTGTACTTAAATTTCAGTCACATTAATATTAACTTAAAAAAGGAACAGGTTCTGTTACTTATATTCATTGGTATTACTGGATATACTATAACAACTCAAGCTTTATTTATATCTTATAATTATTTAGGTGGGGGCCTTGCAACTACCTTGCATTTTATATATCCAGTTGTAGTTTGCATAGCAGGTTTTATATTTTATAAAGATAAAATGAGTACTAAAAAAATTGTATCCCTATTACTTGCTGCAGCTGGTATTTACACATTAGTTGGTTTTAAAAATAATACTATAAATATTTTAGGAATTTCCTTAGCTCTATTTTCAGGTTTTTCCTACGGACTAACACTAATCGCCCTTAATTTAAAATCCATCAGGTCTTTAGATAATAGGGTTACTACTATGTATCTTTGTCTAGGTTCAACAATAGGTACAGCTTTATGTGGGCTGTTTAACAAAGCCGTAGCTTTAAACTTTAATTTTAAAATTGTAGTTTGCTATTTGGGAATTTCTGTAGTTTCAACTATATTATCAATAATTTTACTTCTAAAAGCTATAGAACTAATAGGAGTATCATCTTCATCCATACTAGGAACTTTCGAACCTATAGTTAGTGTATTGTTAGGTGTATTGTTTCTCAATGAGCAAATGTCACTTGCAATATTGGTTGGAAGTGCACTTATACTAATTTGTACAATTATATTAGCAAAAGATAAATGCGTAAGTTCTAATTAA
- a CDS encoding type II CAAX endopeptidase family protein: protein MNEKTKKLNEKAVIPTMSVLAIICLVVGLSFIFIPYFTNGKNMQSALQTWNNFYIYYLAAILLIMLPFYLKDLKKRGVSSELLKKEIIDKNKLIGDILFGLLGGILTYIIAVLIVLFTPIKGIGQGLKDSTPILIQFLTLVIIAPLVKEIVFRLYSKLFLEEKYGMLASILISSIIFGIFDWQTTGISFIVGLVWYAFYIKRRRLIVPIIAHGSVNLIPIIFSIIS from the coding sequence ATGAATGAAAAAACTAAAAAGCTTAATGAAAAAGCTGTAATACCTACAATGTCAGTACTAGCTATAATTTGCTTGGTTGTAGGCTTATCATTTATTTTTATTCCTTACTTTACTAATGGCAAGAATATGCAATCAGCATTACAAACCTGGAATAACTTTTATATTTACTATTTAGCTGCAATCTTACTTATCATGCTTCCATTTTACTTAAAAGATTTAAAAAAGAGAGGTGTAAGTTCTGAATTATTAAAAAAAGAAATTATAGATAAGAATAAATTAATTGGAGATATTTTATTTGGACTTTTAGGTGGAATATTAACTTATATCATAGCTGTACTTATAGTTTTATTCACTCCTATTAAAGGTATTGGACAAGGTTTAAAGGATTCTACTCCTATTCTAATTCAATTTTTAACATTAGTTATTATTGCTCCTCTTGTTAAGGAAATTGTCTTTAGATTATACTCAAAGTTATTTTTAGAAGAAAAGTACGGTATGCTTGCATCTATTTTAATAAGTAGTATTATTTTCGGTATTTTCGATTGGCAGACAACAGGGATTTCATTTATTGTTGGCTTAGTTTGGTATGCTTTTTACATTAAGAGAAGAAGACTTATAGTACCTATAATAGCACATGGTTCAGTAAACTTAATTCCAATAATATTTTCTATAATAAGCTAA
- a CDS encoding FtsX-like permease family protein has protein sequence MKPLSFLTYYKGNKKSFISSVISISIVIAFLYAANTFIKSIEVSFYKLYLSEYNTYARIKTFGGENSIPKNIMNTVKKDGNVEKIIPFKWYALDYNIMGISADSEVLALNNNDINYFLNKQNITVLSGRLPFQGKNEIAVDSLVAKNRDLHIGDSVGTMINKFDSIYGKYKVVGILKGENMISIAPINDAAYYENNTSILPKGGVIIFPKKNKINKVNKLVNSLPNDTILPETMNTMSAELKRSLDFSKILDIITILTIFLMVITVGSSKYIQFLNRKEELGILNAIGYTKIQILKNVILEVFLVNFISYILGLIIGIILSYIDKYYIFQSCGALGVILDVKAFIVCSYIPLFTTLFTIIPVNSMINKLDPINMIEKS, from the coding sequence ATGAAGCCACTATCTTTTTTAACTTATTATAAAGGCAATAAAAAAAGCTTTATAAGTTCAGTTATTTCAATTTCTATTGTAATAGCTTTTTTATATGCAGCTAATACTTTTATAAAATCAATTGAAGTTTCCTTTTACAAACTTTATCTTTCTGAATATAACACCTATGCCAGGATTAAAACTTTTGGTGGTGAAAATTCTATACCTAAAAATATTATGAATACTGTAAAAAAGGATGGAAATGTAGAAAAGATCATTCCTTTTAAATGGTATGCACTCGACTATAATATTATGGGAATTTCTGCTGATAGTGAAGTATTAGCTTTAAATAACAACGATATAAATTATTTTTTAAATAAACAAAACATTACTGTACTTTCTGGGAGACTTCCATTTCAAGGTAAAAATGAAATTGCAGTAGATTCTCTAGTTGCAAAAAATAGGGACTTGCATATTGGAGATAGTGTAGGGACTATGATAAATAAATTTGATAGTATTTACGGTAAATATAAAGTTGTTGGTATACTCAAAGGTGAAAATATGATTTCAATAGCACCAATAAATGATGCTGCTTATTATGAAAATAACACTTCAATATTACCTAAAGGTGGGGTTATTATATTCCCTAAAAAAAATAAAATTAATAAAGTTAACAAATTAGTTAACTCTCTACCCAACGACACAATTCTTCCAGAAACTATGAATACTATGAGTGCTGAGTTAAAAAGAAGTCTAGATTTCTCAAAAATACTAGACATTATAACTATATTAACTATTTTTTTAATGGTAATTACCGTTGGTAGTTCAAAATACATTCAATTTTTAAATAGAAAAGAAGAACTCGGTATATTAAATGCTATTGGGTACACTAAAATACAAATACTAAAAAATGTTATACTTGAAGTTTTTCTTGTTAATTTTATTTCATACATTCTAGGATTGATTATAGGTATTATCTTAAGTTATATAGATAAATATTATATATTTCAAAGCTGCGGAGCTTTAGGAGTAATATTAGATGTAAAAGCATTTATTGTATGTTCTTATATTCCATTATTTACAACACTTTTTACAATAATTCCCGTAAATTCAATGATTAATAAACTTGACCCAATCAACATGATTGAAAAATCTTAG
- a CDS encoding ABC transporter permease has translation MGQLKALTRKESDKMKPLSSTTYLINNINNILPSFISMVFSVFLIYFASILISSSTYALNLNNLNMYQEVITVTSNSKMPIPDNVVNEIKTNQSIKGIIPIISVNGYLEYDNPFGGSTFNSYNVFQNDVPKLLNTFNLKLVEGKLPTLNEAEIIIPLKYAKQNGIKVGQSISSNFEKNMVIDKKYKVCGIVDGPVNIAITSNEFNASKENALKYSIMFSTDNNKIIEHITALGGKNIIVSDYKSVKSQIHDYISNLNVFIYLFHFILIMVLSISVANLNHIIFTNRKNEFAILRAIGYRKSVLLKKLFKENVVLNFLGFITGIILAIIVTQLLNITIWIPKGQYVLSFKLEYIITAFLIPLSVTSVSMLTYKNSNAQI, from the coding sequence ATGGGACAATTGAAAGCATTGACAAGGAAAGAGAGTGATAAAATGAAACCTCTTTCATCAACAACATATTTGATAAACAACATAAATAACATATTACCAAGTTTTATTTCAATGGTTTTTAGCGTGTTCTTAATATACTTTGCTTCAATATTAATATCCAGCAGTACTTATGCACTTAACTTGAACAATTTAAACATGTACCAAGAAGTCATTACTGTTACATCAAATTCAAAAATGCCTATACCAGACAATGTAGTTAATGAAATTAAAACTAATCAATCTATAAAAGGCATAATTCCAATAATAAGTGTCAATGGTTATTTAGAATATGATAATCCCTTTGGAGGCAGCACCTTTAACAGCTACAATGTTTTTCAAAATGATGTACCTAAACTTTTAAATACGTTCAATTTAAAACTAGTTGAAGGTAAACTACCTACTTTAAATGAAGCTGAAATAATAATACCTTTAAAATATGCAAAGCAAAATGGCATTAAAGTTGGACAAAGTATATCAAGTAATTTTGAAAAGAATATGGTCATTGATAAAAAATATAAAGTATGCGGAATTGTAGATGGTCCAGTTAATATTGCAATTACTTCTAATGAATTCAATGCTTCAAAAGAAAATGCTTTAAAATACAGCATAATGTTTTCTACAGATAACAATAAAATCATTGAGCACATTACGGCATTGGGCGGCAAAAATATAATAGTTTCTGATTATAAGAGTGTAAAATCTCAAATTCATGACTACATCAGTAATTTAAATGTTTTTATATATCTTTTCCATTTTATTTTAATTATGGTTTTAAGTATTTCGGTAGCAAATTTAAATCATATTATATTTACTAATAGGAAAAATGAATTTGCTATTTTACGTGCTATTGGCTATAGAAAAAGCGTTCTTTTAAAAAAATTATTTAAAGAAAATGTTGTTTTAAATTTCTTAGGCTTTATAACAGGTATTATACTTGCAATTATAGTTACTCAACTTTTAAATATAACTATATGGATTCCCAAAGGCCAATATGTATTAAGCTTTAAGCTAGAGTATATTATTACAGCTTTTTTAATTCCTTTATCTGTTACTTCAGTAAGTATGCTTACTTACAAAAACTCAAATGCACAAATTTAA
- a CDS encoding methylated-DNA--[protein]-cysteine S-methyltransferase, giving the protein MNNGFYYETKIGKIGIVENGKAITHISFGKMNFQDICINETSLLKNAGNQLQEYLEGKRKEFDLPLEPQGTEFQKKVWNALQEIPYGETFSYKDVAQNIGNIKACRAVGMANNKNPIPICIPCHRVIGSNGKLVGYAGGLHIKEKLLEIEKQNADS; this is encoded by the coding sequence ATGAATAATGGATTTTATTATGAAACGAAAATTGGTAAAATAGGTATTGTTGAAAATGGAAAGGCCATTACTCATATAAGTTTTGGAAAAATGAATTTTCAAGATATATGTATAAATGAAACATCTTTATTGAAAAATGCAGGTAATCAGCTCCAAGAATATTTGGAGGGAAAAAGAAAAGAATTTGATTTGCCTCTGGAACCGCAGGGGACGGAATTTCAAAAGAAAGTATGGAATGCACTGCAGGAGATTCCCTACGGTGAAACATTTAGTTATAAAGATGTGGCCCAAAATATAGGAAATATAAAGGCTTGCCGTGCTGTTGGCATGGCAAACAATAAGAACCCTATTCCCATATGTATTCCATGCCACCGTGTTATAGGTTCAAATGGCAAATTAGTTGGCTATGCAGGCGGTTTACATATAAAAGAAAAACTTTTAGAAATAGAGAAGCAAAATGCAGATAGTTAA
- a CDS encoding response regulator → MHTVLHIEESEFFCNIVKNTLVQGNYSYISADNFNEAYKILQDSNIDIIITSLYAKGGSIENFLKDINYSNKKDIPIFVVTSNAIDETKKKLLNLGVTDYILKKDLNEQIVQRIDSVFQSDEYMEDLKEAKIAIIDDSSFDSLIEKDLFKKYNINNVDSYKSSKDLMKSNKKYDIYLVDIILENEFGQNLIRDIRKSNLKASIIAVTSLDNPKTLAAILNCGADDFITKPINEQLFISKLKSNIKTYALNKQVKNIFKEMKK, encoded by the coding sequence ATGCATACCGTTCTACATATTGAAGAAAGTGAATTTTTTTGTAATATTGTAAAAAATACCTTAGTACAAGGTAACTATTCCTATATATCTGCTGATAATTTCAATGAAGCTTATAAAATACTACAGGATTCCAATATAGATATTATTATAACATCTCTTTATGCAAAAGGAGGCTCTATAGAAAATTTTCTTAAGGATATAAATTACAGCAATAAAAAAGATATTCCAATATTTGTTGTAACAAGTAATGCGATTGATGAAACAAAGAAAAAGCTTCTAAACTTAGGTGTAACTGATTATATTTTAAAAAAGGATTTAAATGAACAAATTGTTCAACGTATAGATTCCGTATTTCAATCAGATGAATATATGGAAGATTTAAAGGAAGCAAAAATTGCAATTATAGACGACAGTAGTTTTGATTCTTTAATCGAAAAAGATCTATTTAAAAAATATAACATAAATAATGTGGATTCCTATAAATCTAGTAAGGATTTAATGAAAAGCAATAAAAAATATGATATATATTTAGTTGATATTATATTAGAAAATGAATTTGGCCAAAATTTAATCAGAGACATAAGAAAATCCAATCTAAAAGCTTCTATAATAGCTGTTACATCTCTAGACAATCCTAAAACTCTTGCAGCTATTTTGAATTGTGGTGCTGATGATTTTATAACTAAACCTATAAATGAACAGTTGTTTATATCAAAATTAAAATCCAATATTAAAACTTATGCTCTTAATAAGCAAGTCAAAAACATATTTAAAGAAATGAAAAAATAA